DNA sequence from the Ogataea parapolymorpha DL-1 chromosome II, whole genome shotgun sequence genome:
ctcGTGCACGGGGTGCACAGAGCTGTCCGAGAAACGCGACATGGGAACAAAATGTTTATTCAGCTTTTTAATCTAGCAGCAggagtatttttttctgggcAGTGCCAGATCGATCTGGTCGAACGCAAAATCAATCGGCTCGAAGTGCAGCAGGATCTCGTGGCCGATTTCCGCGCACTGCTGGAATACACGCTCCACGTCCTGGTATCGGCGCGCCGATGTCTCTAAAACGTCCGTTTTCACGTCGCCGATTAGTCCTGCCGGCAGACTCTGTGCAAACTCTACAGCCTGCCGTCGCGAGATCTGCTGCAGAGCGTGCTGGTCGGTCTTGTTGCCCACGATCAGAATCCGGAGCCGCGGGTTGTTGCAATGCTCCAGGATCTTGTCGAGCCACCGCCGAAGACTGTAAAAAGACTGCGCGTTGGTCACGTCGTAGACCAAAATAGCGATTTCAGCGCCGCGGTAGAACGCTCGCGTCATGGCGTTGAACCTTTCTTGTCCCGCCGTGTCCCAGATCTGCAACTGCAGCTGGTCTCCAGCCCTGGTTTTGACGGCATGCGACAGGAAATTCGCACCAATAGTGGCCCGGTAGCTGCTAGCAAAATACCGCTGCACAAACTGCGCGCGGATAGACGTCTTGCCAACGCCTTGGTCTCCTAGAAGAACCACCTTGAGAGACCTTTCGGCCATGGCATACAAGAAAGTGAGTATTTTTTACGACAAAAAccgtcgatcgacgcgtccATTTTATTATCATCCGTTATTTTCTACAAAACGCTCTAAATCTATCATTCCAGCGAAGAAAGGAAGTGCTCGGCTTCGAGAGCAGCCATGCAGCCGGTTCCTGCAGAGGTGATGGCCTGTCTGTAAACTTTATCTTGGACATCACCAGCGGCAAAGACACCAGGGATGGATGTCTGGGCAGTTCCCGGCTTGGTCTTAATGTATCCGGTCTCATCGGTGTCAAGCTGGTTCTCAAAAATCTTGGTGGCTGGAGTGTGTCCGATAGCGTAGAACAGACCGTTCACAGCCAGAGTGGACTCCTCGTTAGTCTTGACATTCTTGATCTTAAGACCGTTCAAAAGCTTGCCGTCTCCCACAGCCTCGAGCGAAACGGTGTTGAACAGGatttcgagcttttcgtTGTTCTGCACACGCTTCTGCATGATCGTCGAAGCTCTCAAGTGGTCCTTTCTCACAAGCAGGTACACCTTGGACCCGTACTTGGTCAAGAACAATGCCTCCTCACAGGCAGAGTCTCCACCTCCAACAACAGCCAAAggcttgtttctgaagaTAGGAACTGCACCGTCGCAAACAGCACAGGCAGAGATACCCTGTTGCCAGTAGGTCTCTTCTCCTGGCAGATGGAGTCTCTTGGCAGAGGCACCGGTGGCAATCACAACGGCGTCGGTGGTGATTGGCTCAGCGTCCTCGTTGAACTCGGTCCACAGTTTGAACGGCCTCGAAGAGAAGTCAACCTTGGAAATGGTCTCTGTAATGATTTCGGTGCCGAATCTCTCCGACTGAGCTCTCATTTGCTCCATCAGCTTGCTGCCATTGATGCCCTCTGGAAATCCTGGGAAATTCTCAATGTCGGTGGTGGTGGTCAGTtgtcctccagcagcgataCCGTTGGCCATCATACCTTCGTACAACACCGGCTTCATTTCTGCACGAGCTAGATAGAT
Encoded proteins:
- a CDS encoding Thioredoxin reductase 1 — encoded protein: MVHNKVTIIGSGPAAHTAAIYLARAEMKPVLYEGMMANGIAAGGQLTTTTDIENFPGFPEGINGSKLMEQMRAQSERFGTEIITETISKVDFSSRPFKLWTEFNEDAEPITTDAVVIATGASAKRLHLPGEETYWQQGISACAVCDGAVPIFRNKPLAVVGGGDSACEEALFLTKYGSKVYLLVRKDHLRASTIMQKRVQNNEKLEILFNTVSLEAVGDGKLLNGLKIKNVKTNEESTLAVNGLFYAIGHTPATKIFENQLDTDETGYIKTKPGTAQTSIPGVFAAGDVQDKVYRQAITSAGTGCMAALEAEHFLSSLE
- a CDS encoding GTPase, with translation MAERSLKVVLLGDQGVGKTSIRAQFVQRYFASSYRATIGANFLSHAVKTRAGDQLQLQIWDTAGQERFNAMTRAFYRGAEIAILVYDVTNAQSFYSLRRWLDKILEHCNNPRLRILIVGNKTDQHALQQISRRQAVEFAQSLPAGLIGDVKTDVLETSARRYQDVERVFQQCAEIGHEILLHFEPIDFAFDQIDLALPRKKYSCC